Proteins from a single region of Oreochromis niloticus isolate F11D_XX linkage group LG7, O_niloticus_UMD_NMBU, whole genome shotgun sequence:
- the LOC109202907 gene encoding beta-1,3-galactosyl-O-glycosyl-glycoprotein beta-1,6-N-acetylglucosaminyltransferase 3-like, whose amino-acid sequence MYFTKHRMLRNLFLTFMVLFLSFALWRFGSDQQSSSDLQIPPQFSADLPGNLALIGGKECELEGLLSSRQKKNVFSEDFYINATVDCQAYIEKRGFITVPLSEEEKDFPIAYSMVIHDKIEMFERLLRAVYAPQNIYCVHVDQKSSATFKKAVAAIASCFPNVFVASKLERVVYASWFRVQADLNCMKDLLNTHINWRYLLNTCGTDFPIKTNREMVRALKFLNGRNSMESEATPTRKKGRWQYHHKVTNKVIGTYVWKSAPPISIPMFSGNAYFVVTRAFVEHVMKDSEVQKFLEWEKDTYSPDEHLWATLQRMPSVPGSVPQNGKYDMSDMLALARAVKWSYSAGDMNKGAPYYPCTGVYRHSVCVYGVGDLPWLLKQHHLFANKFDPEVDDVAIRCLESILRFKALGHDPLSNQENVTIV is encoded by the coding sequence ATGTATTTTACGAAGCATCGTATGTTGAGAAATCTTTTTCTTACCTTTATGGTTTTATTCCTTTCTTTCGCTCTTTGGAGATTTGGCTCTGATCAACAGTCATCGTCTGATCTGCAAATAcctcctcagttctcagctgATCTGCCTGGTAATTTGGCTCTTATCGGAGGCAAGGAATGTGAATTAGAAGGGCTTCTGTCATCCAGGCAAAAGAAGAATGTTTTTTCTGAGGACTTCTACATTAATGCAACTGTGGACTGTCAAGCTTACATTGAAAAAAGAGGTTTCATCACAGTTCCTCTCAGTGAGGAAGAGAAAGATTTCCCCATTGCATACTCCATGGTGATCCATGACAAGATTGAGATGTTTGAGCGGCTTCTACGAGCTGTTTATGCTCCTCAGAACATCTACTGTGTACACGTGGACCAGAAATCCTCTGCAACATTCAAGAAGGCTGTGGCTGCGATTGCTTCATGCTTTCCCAATGTGTTTGTAGCCAGTAAATTAGAAAGAGTGGTATATGCCTCGTGGTTCAGAGTACAGGCAGATCTGAATTGCATGAAAGATCTGCTAAATACTCACATCAACTGGAGGTACCTGCTTAACACCTGTGGGACAGACTTCCCcatcaaaacaaacagagagatgGTGAGGGCACTGAAGTTTCTCAATGGGAGGAACAGCATGGAGTCTGAAGCCACTCCTACACGCAAGAAAGGTCGTTGGCAGTATCATCACAAAGTCACCAACAAAGTTATCGGCACATATGTCTGGAAAAGTGCCCCACCAATCAGCATCCCCATGTTCTCAGGAAATGCCTACTTTGTGGTCACAAGAGCTTTTGTGGAACATGTGATGAAGGACAGTGAGGTTCAGAAGTTTCTGGAGTGGGAGAAGGACACATACAGCCCTGATGAGCACTTGTGGGCCACCCTACAGAGGATGCCCTCTGTTCCCGGGTCAGTGCCCCAAAATGGGAAGTATGACATGTCAGACATGCTAGCTTTGGCTCGTGCAGTGAAGTGGTCGTATTCAGCAGGAGATATGAATAAGGGAGCCCCATATTACCCATGCACTGGTGTTTACAGAcattctgtttgtgtgtatggaGTTGGTGACCTCCCATGGCTCCTGAAACAACACCACCTGTTTGCAAATAAGTTTGATCCAGAGGTTGATGATGTTGCCATAAGGTGTCTGGAATCAATCTTGCGTTTCAAAGCTTTAGGCCATGACCCACTGTCCAATCAGGAAAATGTGAC
- the LOC109202908 gene encoding beta-1,3-galactosyl-O-glycosyl-glycoprotein beta-1,6-N-acetylglucosaminyltransferase 3-like, which yields MVIHDKIEMFERLLRAVYAPQNIYCVHVDQKSSATFKKAVGAIASCFPNVFVASKLVRVVYASWFRVQADLNCMEDLLNTHINWRYLLNTCGTDFPIKTNREMVRALKFLNGRNSMESEATSGSKKRRWQYHHNITNSVINTNVRKGDPPISIPMFSGNAYFVVTRAFVEHVMKDSEVQKFLEWEKDTYSPDEHLWATLQRMPSVPGSVPQNGKYDMSDMLALARTVKWSYLAGDMNKGAPYYPCTGVNKRAVCVYGVGDLPWLLKQHHLFANKFDSEVDDVAIRCLESVLRFKALGHDPLSNQENVTIV from the exons ATGGTGATCCATGACAAGATTGAGATGTTTGAGCGGCTTCTACGAGCTGTTTATGCTCCTCAGAACAT CTACTGTGTACACGTGGACCAGAAATCCTCTGCAACATTCAAGAAGGCTGTGGGTGCGATTGCTTCATGCTTTCCCAATGTGTTTGTAGCCAGTAAATTAGTAAGAGTGGTATATGCCTCGTGGTTCAGAGTACAGGCAGATCTGAATTGCATGGAAGATCTGCTAAATACTCACATCAACTGGAGGTACCTGCTTAACACCTGTGGGACAGACTTCCCcatcaaaacaaacagagagatgGTGAGGGCACTGAAGTTTCTCAATGGGAGGAACAGCATGGAGTCTGAAGCGACTTCTGGCTCCAAGAAACGTCGTTGGCAGTATCACCACAATATCACAAACAGTGTTATCAACACAAATGTGAGGAAAGGTGACCCACCAATCAGCATCCCCATGTTCTCAGGAAATGCCTACTTTGTGGTCACAAGAGCTTTTGTGGAACATGTGATGAAGGACAGTGAGGTTCAGAAGTTTCTGGAGTGGGAGAAGGACACATACAGCCCTGATGAGCACTTGTGGGCCACCCTACAGAGGATGCCCTCTGTTCCCGGGTCAGTGCCCCAAAATGGGAAGTATGACATGTCAGACATGCTAGCTTTGGCTCGTACAGTGAAGTGGTCATATTTAGCAGGAGATATGAATAAGGGAGCCCCATATTACCCATGCACTGGTGTTAACAAAAgagctgtttgtgtgtatggAGTTGGTGACCTCCCATGGCTCCTGAAACAACACCACCTGTTTGCAAATAAGTTTGATTCAGAGGTTGATGATGTTGCCATAAGGTGTCTGGAATCA
- the LOC109202906 gene encoding beta-1,3-galactosyl-O-glycosyl-glycoprotein beta-1,6-N-acetylglucosaminyltransferase 3-like: protein MDMYFTKGRMLRALFLILMVLFLSFTLWGFGSDEQSPSDLQISPQFSADLPGCSAIITGDVKGKEGELEGLLSSRQKKNVFSEDFYINATVNCKAYIEKRGFITVPLSDEEKDFPIAYSMVIHEKIEMFERLLRAVYAPQNIYCVHVDKKSSATFRHAVAAIASCFPNVFVASKLERVVYASWFRVQADLNCMKDLLNTHINWRYLLNTCGTDFPIKTNREMVRALKFLNGRNSMESEATPGHKKRRWQYHHNITNSVINTNVWKGDPPISIPMFSGNAYFVVTRAFVEHVMKDSEVQKFLEWEKDTYSPDEHLWATLQRMPSVPGSVPQNGKYDMSDMVALARAVNWWYSAGDMTKGAPYYPCTGVYRRAVCVYGVGDLPWLLKQHHLFANKFDPEVDDVAIRCLESVLRFKALGHDPLSNQENVTIV, encoded by the coding sequence ATGGATATGTATTTCACAAAGGGTCGTATGTTAAGAGCTCTTTTTCTTATCTTGATGGTTTTGTTCCTTTCTTTCACTCTTTGGGGATTTGGCTCTGATGAGCAGTCACCATCTGATCTGCAAATatctcctcagttctcagctgATCTGCCTggttgttcagctattatcacTGGTGATGTGAAAGGTAAGGAAGGTGAATTAGAAGGGCTTCTGTCATCCAGGCAAAAGAAGAATGTTTTTTCTGAGGACTTCTACATTAATGCAACAGTGAACTGTAAAGCTTACATTGAAAAAAGAGGTTTCATCACAGTTcctctcagtgatgaagagAAAGATTTCCCCATTGCATACTCCATGGTGATCCATGAGAAAATTGAGATGTTTGAGCGGCTTCTACGAGCTGTTTATGCTCCTCAGAACATCTACTGTGTACACGTGGACAAGAAATCCTCTGCAACATTCAGGCACGCTGTGGCTGCGATTGCTTCATGCTTTCCCAATGTGTTTGTAGCCAGTAAATTAGAAAGAGTGGTATATGCCTCGTGGTTCAGAGTACAGGCAGATCTGAATTGCATGAAAGATCTGCTAAATACTCACATCAACTGGAGGTACCTGCTTAACACCTGTGGGACAGACTTCCCcatcaaaacaaacagagagatgGTGAGGGCACTGAAGTTTCTCAATGGGAGGAACAGCATGGAGTCTGAAGCCACTCCTGGACACAAGAAACGTCGTTGGCAGTATCATCACAATATCACAAACAGTGTTATCAACACAAATGTCTGGAAAGGTGACCCACCAATCAGCATCCCCATGTTCTCAGGAAATGCCTACTTTGTGGTCACAAGAGCTTTTGTGGAACATGTGATGAAGGACAGTGAGGTTCAGAAGTTTCTGGAGTGGGAGAAGGACACATACAGCCCTGATGAGCACTTGTGGGCCACCCTACAGAGGATGCCCTCTGTTCCCGGGTCAGTGCCCCAAAATGGGAAGTATGACATGTCAGATATGGTAGCTTTGGCTCGTGCAGTGAATTGGTGGTATTCAGCAGGAGATATGACTAAGGGAGCCCCATATTACCCATGCACTGGTGTTTACAGAAgagctgtttgtgtgtatggAGTTGGTGACCTCCCATGGCTCCTGAAACAACACCACCTGTTTGCAAATAAGTTTGATCCAGAGGTTGACGATGTTGCCATAAGGTGTCTGGAATCAGTCCTGCGTTTCAAAGCTTTAGGCCATGACCCACTGTCCAATCAGGAAAATGTGACCATTGTGTAA